A DNA window from Acidobacteriota bacterium contains the following coding sequences:
- a CDS encoding lasso peptide biosynthesis B2 protein: protein MMTAFDGSRTGLSMQAFLIFVLLDVGFLVLGFPRMYRFTRWWSGAARATVATAPERHVERTMAAVRTATRYYWRRRLDCLPRALTIYVLLRRRGVPATLHIGVKRYPFGAHAWVECLGDVLDESLDDWRHEPYASIIST from the coding sequence ATGATGACGGCTTTCGACGGTTCGCGAACGGGTCTCTCGATGCAGGCGTTCCTGATCTTCGTGCTTCTGGACGTCGGATTTCTCGTCCTCGGCTTTCCCCGGATGTACCGGTTCACGAGATGGTGGAGTGGAGCGGCGCGCGCGACGGTAGCGACGGCGCCCGAGCGTCACGTGGAACGGACCATGGCGGCCGTGCGAACCGCCACGCGCTACTACTGGCGGCGCCGGCTGGATTGCCTGCCCAGGGCCTTGACCATCTACGTGCTCCTGCGGCGCCGGGGCGTCCCCGCGACGCTGCATATCGGGGTGAAGCGCTATCCGTTCGGCGCCCACGCCTGGGTCGAATGCCTCGGCGACGTGCTGGACGAATCGCTCGACGATTGGCGGCACGAGCCCTACGCGTCGATCATTTCGACCTGA